TTTGTGCCAGATAAGTGTCAAACGGGTATTCCTGCTGGTTTAGGATACGTAGAAGTAGCTAGAGTACCTATTTCTGCTACAACTTATATCGACAAAAATTTGAAAAGAAATACAGATTATAGTTATCGATTAGTGGCTTCGTTTGCAGCTCCGTTAGGTGGAAAAAGTGTAGCTTCCGACCAAATTTGTGCTCGTTTAGAATCGCAAATGCCTGTTATTACCAATGTCACAGTCGATAAAACATCTACAACCGATGGTGAAATTACGGTGAAATGGACTCGTCCAATCGACTTTAATCCTGCTCTGTTCAAAGGGCCATATCAATACCGTTTGTTTAAGGCTACAGGGGTCAATAGCAATACATTTACGCAGGTTTCGGGAAATGTTGATGCCGATTTGTCGGGTACAAAAGCCGATACAGTTTTTGTAGATACCAAACTCAACACTCAAGACAATGTGTATCGCTATCGCCTTTTGTTTTATTATACCAGTGATACTGGCCTAACGTTGCTCGACAGTACCGAAGCTTCAAATAGTGTTCGCCTCACAACAACAGCCGATGTACGTAAAGTAACTTTGTCTTGGCAGGCTAATGTGGCATGGTCAAACGAAAATCAGACACACAGAATCTATAGAGAAACTCGCCCAGGTTCAGGCGTATTTACTCGTATTGCCGACGTAGCTGTACAAGGGGCCTCAACTTTTACTTTTTCCGATGATGGACAAGACCGAATTGCTTCGGATGGTACATTCAATGTAAAAATGTCGCCAGACTCATCGTACTGTTATAAGGTCGAAACTGTTGGCTCGTATAATGCTCCAAAGGTAAAACCTAATTTGTTGTATAATTTCTCGCAGATTAGTTGTGCAACACCCAAAAGCGACATCGTACCGTGTCCGCCAGTCCTGAATATCGATTTACTCGATTGTGATGCCTATACAAAAGATGATGCTAATTGTGAGGTGTCTACCTTCAAAAATATACTGACTTGGACTTCGCCAGACAAGCAAGCCAATGGTAGCGACTGTGATAAAGACATTGTGAAATATACATTGTATTATGCCTCAAGTGCTGATGGAACATTCACAAAACTAGCCGATATTACAAGCCCAACGCCACCAGCTACAACTTATACACATCTGAAAAACGATTCGTTTATTGGTTGTTATTATGTAACTTCTACCAATAAATATGGAACAGAAAGTGCCAAAAGCAATACGGTTTGCAAAGACAACTGTCCGAGTTTCTCATTGCCAAATGTATTTACGCCAAATGGCGATGGTAAAAACGATACTTTCCAAGCCTTAAAATGCCCTCGATTTGTACAAACACTAACATTTGTGGTATATAATCGTAATGGTCAAAAAGTATATGAATATACAGGGCCAAAATTGGAATGGGATGGTAAAGACAGCTCAGGAAAAGATGCCCCAGCAGGTACGTATTTCTATAATTGCAATGTGTCGTTCCAAACCCTAGAACCAAGCAAGGCTTCGTTGTCGTTGAAAGGATATATTGAATTGTTGAGATAAGTAAGGATTACTTCTGTCAAAGAACAGAAAGCTCATCTTTTATCAACCAATTAGATAAGCCTTAAATTTTGTAAGCCTATTTTACAAAATTTAAGGCTTATTGCTTAAAAAATATATTATGATGAAAACACAAGAAATAGCTTCTGACGGAATTATCCTTTTTGATGGAGTTTGTAATTTTTGTAATGCTTCTATTAATTTTGTCATAGACCACGACCCTCATCAGCATTTCAAATTTGCCTCGCTTCAATCAGCTTTTGGACAAGCTGTTTTAGCAAAGTATCAAAGAAGTACGGCTGATTTTGATTCTGTTATATTGTTGAAAAACAATAAGTTGTATCAAAAGTCATCAGCGGCTATCGAAATAGTCAAAAGCCTCTCAGGAGGCTGGCAATACCTTGCTATATTTAGGGTATTACCAGAATTTATCAGAGATTTTGTCTATGATTTAGTGGCTCAAAACAGATATAAGATTTTTGGTCGAACAGAAGCTTGCCGTATGCCAAGTCCAGCCTTAAAAGAAAGGTTTTTATCATAGAATTATGATGAATGAATACCGAATATGTATTTTTGTAGACTAGAATTCAAGCATATAGGGTTTCTATGGGCTAATTCATTCATTTAACCAATTCATTCTTCAAAGCATGAAAGCATACGTTTTCCCTGGTCAAGGCTCACAATTTATAGGAATGGGCAAAGACCTTTATGACAAATCAGAAACAGCTAAGGCATTATTTGAGAAAGCCAATGAAATATTGGGTTTCCGTATTACAGATATTATGTTTAACGGAACCGACGAAGAGTTAAAACAAACAAAAGTAACACAACCAGCTATTTTCTTGCACTCAGTAATTTTAGCAAAAGAAACCCCCGACTTTAAGCCAGAAATGGTAGCAGGCCACTCTTTAGGTGAGTTTTCGGCTTTGGTTGCAGCAGGAGCATTGAGTTTTGAAGACGGTTTGGTATTGGTATCGAAAAGAGCTTTAGCCATGCAAAAAGCCTGCGAAGCCAATCCATCAACAATGGCCGCAGTATTAAATCTGGCCGACAATGTGATTGAAGATATTTGTGCTTCTATCGACGACGTTGTGGTTGCTGCTAATTACAACTGCCCAGGTCAGGTCGTAATTTCGGGAACAAACGAAGGTGTAGCTTTGGCAGGCGAAAAGCTTAAAGACGCAGGAGCAAAACGAGTTTTACTATTGCCAGTAGGAGGGGCGTTTCACTCGCCACTTATGGAATCAGCCAGAGAAGAACTAGCTGCAGCTATTGAAGCTACGGCGTTGAATGCACCCGTGTGTCCAATTTACCAAAATGTAAATGCACAGGCTTCTACCGATGTAGCTACTATCAAAGCTAATTTGATTTCGCAATTAACAGGTGCTGTACGCTGGACACAGTCGGTACAAAATATGGTTGCCGATGGTGCTACCTCGTTTGTAGAGTGTGGCCCAGGAAAGGTATTACAAGGTTTGGTAAAGAAAATCGCTCCAACCGTCGAAACAAACGGTATAGTACTTTCTTAGGCTGTTCTAAATAAAAAAATATTGATTTTTTTTACTGCGGTAAACTTCAAATAGTCAATAACTTAGATAGGGCGATGATTTTTTTAGGAGATTTTTTTTTAAAATGACTTGACAAAGCAAATTAATCGCCCTAATTTTGCACCACAATTCAGTTGTACTGACCGATGGTGTAACGGTAACACTACGGTTTTTGGTACCGTCATTCATGGTTCGAATCCATGTCGGTTAACAAAACCTCTCTTTTCTTCCCGATTGGGGAGGTTTTATTTTCAAGTGTCAGCAACAACAACGAATTAGATTGACCGATGGTGTAACGGTAACACTACGGTTTTTGGTACCGTCATTCATGGTTCGAATCCATGTCGGTTAACCATAAAATTAGGGAATCTACTATTAGATTCAGCGTTCAGCTAAAAGCTAACAGGTATTAATTTTAAAGTGTGTAAATGACCCATGGTGTAAGGGTAGCACATCAGATTTTGGTTCTGCTAGTCTAGGTTCGAATCCTAGTGGGTTAACAAAGAAGCCTCTCAAGTCTTTAGATTTGAGAGGCTTCTTTTATTTAGAAAAAGATTGTGCTTATAGATTCAATAGAGAATTATTCAATAAAAAGCATTACCTTAGAATAATCGCGATACAAGTTTTATTAGTACTGAAGGTTTATTACGTTTGAACATAAAAATCTTCATTTCATCACCCAAAATGGCCTAGTTGTTGATAAAATACTTAATTTTGTAACTTATATTAATAGACCATTA
The DNA window shown above is from Flectobacillus major DSM 103 and carries:
- a CDS encoding T9SS type B sorting domain-containing protein, which codes for MRPNFIYILILGFFMSLFTFHSAKATHMKGGEITVRRISNTALTYEFTLTIYCEYNPAWQQQREVLFCFGDGLGSKVSPRSNGGGLGEDIGNGTWKGIYKATYTYAAPSNYKVNIGIQNRNANVRNIPNSDQISFYVETIFKIDPGLGLNSTPLLLNPAVDLTAIVGQKFIHNPNAVDPEGDSLAYRLIDCRLGEQQTCVGRGAAIPGFRQPNLVAASPSSFTINARTGDLIWNTPQEVGLYNCAFVIEEWRNGVKISETVRDMQIEVKDADNKAPVIKVPDDICVEAGTLIQETISADDTPASAGRKDPLNLFSTGSVYRSTDPNVVFAQPYATFTAAARQNPIATGVFRWQTSCAHIKEQPYDVLFKVEDLPPGYDRNPPLIPKLVDSKIWRIKVVAPRVKNLKAVPDAGNRSITLTWDSYTCQNAGAELIIYRKVGCDNFVPDKCQTGIPAGLGYVEVARVPISATTYIDKNLKRNTDYSYRLVASFAAPLGGKSVASDQICARLESQMPVITNVTVDKTSTTDGEITVKWTRPIDFNPALFKGPYQYRLFKATGVNSNTFTQVSGNVDADLSGTKADTVFVDTKLNTQDNVYRYRLLFYYTSDTGLTLLDSTEASNSVRLTTTADVRKVTLSWQANVAWSNENQTHRIYRETRPGSGVFTRIADVAVQGASTFTFSDDGQDRIASDGTFNVKMSPDSSYCYKVETVGSYNAPKVKPNLLYNFSQISCATPKSDIVPCPPVLNIDLLDCDAYTKDDANCEVSTFKNILTWTSPDKQANGSDCDKDIVKYTLYYASSADGTFTKLADITSPTPPATTYTHLKNDSFIGCYYVTSTNKYGTESAKSNTVCKDNCPSFSLPNVFTPNGDGKNDTFQALKCPRFVQTLTFVVYNRNGQKVYEYTGPKLEWDGKDSSGKDAPAGTYFYNCNVSFQTLEPSKASLSLKGYIELLR
- a CDS encoding thiol-disulfide oxidoreductase DCC family protein, with product MMKTQEIASDGIILFDGVCNFCNASINFVIDHDPHQHFKFASLQSAFGQAVLAKYQRSTADFDSVILLKNNKLYQKSSAAIEIVKSLSGGWQYLAIFRVLPEFIRDFVYDLVAQNRYKIFGRTEACRMPSPALKERFLS
- the fabD gene encoding ACP S-malonyltransferase, with protein sequence MKAYVFPGQGSQFIGMGKDLYDKSETAKALFEKANEILGFRITDIMFNGTDEELKQTKVTQPAIFLHSVILAKETPDFKPEMVAGHSLGEFSALVAAGALSFEDGLVLVSKRALAMQKACEANPSTMAAVLNLADNVIEDICASIDDVVVAANYNCPGQVVISGTNEGVALAGEKLKDAGAKRVLLLPVGGAFHSPLMESAREELAAAIEATALNAPVCPIYQNVNAQASTDVATIKANLISQLTGAVRWTQSVQNMVADGATSFVECGPGKVLQGLVKKIAPTVETNGIVLS